The following coding sequences are from one Candidatus Bathyarchaeota archaeon window:
- a CDS encoding DEAD/DEAH box helicase, with amino-acid sequence MLAEKRYVWHNLLKEKAVEDRLYQNRILEKARQYNTLVVLPTALGKTVIALLLAIEKAEEGKIFFLAPTRPLVQQHHQTFLDKTWFDENELVLVTGRYPPNHRSALYSKAKVVFATPQCVWNDLKSGLLRLDDVSLIVFDEAHRARGNYAYVGIATYYFRQCRKPLVLGLTASPGGSEEKIAEVCRNLGITAIEHRTDEDKDVKPYIQPIEVEWRRVKPPEQYLAVRDKLRQMLVERVKGLQALGVLTDKQPAFITRRDLIEFNDELQRRLGGGEGGYLYQLKVEATAALSIAHMIELIESQGPETLEAFIEKSLKRMAMEGSRGHKSILNDPLFIEARKSLRSCTATENPKVKELVKVLEAQLQAKPDSRLIVFTQYRDTVNALIKALNNNSRLRVERFVGQGEREGDPGMSQEQQREVLEKLRSGETNVLVATSIAEEGLDIPEVDHVVFYEPVPSEIRYIQRRGRTGRRVAGKVTILIAEDTVDEAFYWSSISRARKMKRIISQLNRKLPELLKEKATPTITLMDYQPQTRQAPINTQTLQAQAEVAMPKKELWRPKTIQTKGLSQAMKWLMENLPNQTIPIEEVVKRAYEEEGLEKAAVETAIWRLTQQGQIYQPQPGKIRKL; translated from the coding sequence ATGCTGGCTGAGAAACGCTATGTCTGGCACAACCTCTTGAAAGAAAAGGCAGTAGAGGATAGGCTATACCAAAACAGGATTCTAGAGAAAGCCCGCCAATACAATACGCTTGTTGTCTTGCCAACAGCCCTTGGAAAAACCGTCATAGCCCTATTGTTGGCAATTGAGAAGGCTGAAGAAGGTAAAATATTCTTTTTAGCGCCTACAAGGCCTCTGGTTCAGCAGCACCACCAAACCTTTCTGGACAAAACATGGTTTGACGAGAATGAGCTTGTCCTTGTTACAGGGCGTTATCCGCCAAACCATAGATCCGCCCTATACAGTAAGGCGAAGGTTGTTTTTGCAACCCCACAGTGTGTTTGGAACGATTTGAAAAGCGGTCTTTTGAGGCTTGATGATGTTTCGCTTATAGTTTTTGACGAGGCTCATAGGGCTAGGGGGAACTACGCCTATGTGGGCATAGCCACATACTACTTTAGGCAGTGCCGCAAACCCCTAGTTCTGGGTTTAACGGCCTCTCCAGGAGGAAGCGAAGAAAAAATAGCTGAAGTCTGCAGGAATCTTGGCATAACAGCCATAGAGCATCGAACAGACGAGGATAAGGACGTTAAGCCCTACATACAGCCCATAGAGGTTGAATGGCGACGTGTAAAGCCTCCAGAACAGTATTTAGCCGTTAGAGACAAGCTTAGGCAGATGCTTGTTGAACGCGTTAAGGGCCTACAAGCCTTAGGCGTTTTAACCGACAAGCAACCAGCCTTCATAACAAGGCGCGATTTAATTGAGTTTAACGATGAACTGCAACGTAGGCTTGGAGGAGGCGAAGGCGGATACCTATACCAGCTTAAAGTGGAGGCGACAGCAGCCCTAAGCATAGCCCACATGATAGAACTCATAGAATCGCAAGGCCCAGAAACCCTTGAAGCTTTCATTGAGAAAAGCCTAAAACGCATGGCCATGGAAGGAAGCAGGGGCCACAAATCAATCCTAAACGATCCACTCTTCATAGAAGCTAGGAAATCGCTTAGAAGCTGCACAGCAACGGAAAACCCAAAGGTGAAGGAGCTTGTCAAGGTTTTGGAGGCTCAGCTTCAAGCAAAGCCTGATTCTAGGCTTATCGTTTTTACGCAGTACCGCGATACGGTCAACGCTCTAATCAAGGCCCTAAACAACAATTCTAGGCTCAGGGTTGAACGTTTCGTCGGTCAAGGCGAACGGGAGGGCGACCCAGGAATGAGCCAAGAACAGCAGCGTGAAGTCCTTGAAAAGCTTAGAAGCGGAGAAACAAACGTTTTGGTGGCCACAAGCATAGCTGAGGAAGGCCTAGATATTCCGGAAGTGGACCACGTTGTTTTCTATGAGCCTGTTCCAAGCGAGATACGCTACATACAGCGCAGGGGCAGAACGGGAAGACGAGTAGCAGGAAAAGTAACAATACTTATCGCAGAGGACACAGTTGACGAGGCCTTCTACTGGTCAAGCATTTCAAGAGCCAGAAAAATGAAGCGGATAATAAGCCAACTAAACAGGAAGCTGCCAGAACTGCTAAAGGAGAAAGCCACGCCAACCATAACCCTAATGGACTACCAGCCCCAAACACGGCAAGCCCCAATAAACACCCAAACACTTCAAGCACAAGCAGAGGTGGCTATGCCCAAAAAAGAGCTCTGGAGACCAAAAACAATACAGACGAAAGGCCTAAGCCAAGCCATGAAATGGCTAATGGAAAACCTACCAAACCAAACAATCCCAATAGAAGAAGTCGTTAAACGGGCTTATGAAGAGGAAGGACTGGAAAAGGCGGCTGTAGAAACAGCCATATGGCGCCTAACACAACAAGGCCAAATATACCAGCCACAACCAGGAAAAATAAGAAAGCTGTGA
- a CDS encoding DUF2110 family protein has protein sequence MTVVLLASKIYNEKQMTQVEEYLKTLLKGLRVKIDSVEVTANSRIRASFSGEDEKAALSLIEREIGLGPADIKDLKKFSTVRGYITNLSKSRDEIHVDIGVVFPKTLNATISLQRLQAQLADGRKITLQKIAELYGLSENMPITVKITGLSENHIEAELAEAQLATYRQWIKSLLDRLIVLGASQLEIQKALRNTKCQNDIIAMEPLGLFEHTAICKFGTDAVGLIPKIGKYLQGAKLEAFKPKTLLEFFKNINVIK, from the coding sequence ATGACCGTGGTTTTGCTTGCCTCAAAAATATACAACGAAAAACAGATGACTCAAGTTGAAGAGTATTTAAAGACCCTGCTTAAAGGTCTAAGGGTTAAAATAGATAGTGTTGAGGTTACAGCAAATAGCCGAATCCGGGCAAGTTTTTCAGGCGAAGATGAAAAAGCCGCCTTAAGCCTTATAGAGAGAGAAATCGGCCTAGGCCCAGCCGATATCAAAGATCTTAAAAAATTCTCAACGGTAAGAGGCTACATAACCAATTTAAGCAAGAGTAGAGACGAAATCCACGTAGACATCGGTGTGGTTTTTCCCAAAACATTGAACGCAACCATTTCACTTCAACGTTTGCAAGCCCAACTTGCAGATGGGAGAAAAATCACCCTCCAGAAAATAGCTGAACTATACGGCCTTTCAGAAAACATGCCAATAACAGTTAAAATAACAGGTCTAAGCGAAAACCACATAGAAGCCGAATTAGCTGAAGCCCAGCTGGCAACATACAGGCAATGGATTAAATCTCTTCTAGACAGGCTTATAGTCTTAGGGGCCTCTCAACTAGAAATCCAAAAAGCCTTAAGAAACACCAAATGCCAAAACGATATCATAGCAATGGAACCCTTAGGCTTGTTCGAGCACACAGCAATATGCAAGTTTGGAACAGACGCTGTAGGACTAATCCCAAAAATCGGCAAGTACCTGCAAGGCGCAAAGCTGGAGGCATTCAAGCCAAAAACACTGCTAGAATTCTTTAAAAACATCAATGTAATTAAATGA
- a CDS encoding ABC transporter ATP-binding protein, translated as MSKLLEVNNISVSYHKGSQVLWDVSLEINDGECIALVGVNGAGKTTLINTICGIIHPHKGTITFEGKRIDNLEPHAIASLGLIQVPEGGGLFSKLTVKENLLMGCYLKEKRKRAAQKLKEVYSIFPWLKDRENQVAESLSGGERQMLAIARGLMANPKLLIIDEVSLGLSPLAIKEVYRKIKEIKNLGITTLIVDENARRALSICDRAYVIESGRIVLSGKPTELLENKEFEKVYFGVEG; from the coding sequence ATGAGTAAGCTTTTAGAAGTTAATAATATCAGCGTCTCTTATCACAAAGGTTCACAAGTATTATGGGATGTATCCCTAGAAATTAATGACGGGGAGTGCATAGCCCTTGTAGGGGTTAACGGAGCTGGTAAGACTACGCTTATCAATACTATATGTGGCATCATTCACCCTCACAAAGGCACCATAACCTTTGAAGGCAAGAGAATAGATAACCTTGAACCTCACGCCATAGCAAGCTTAGGCCTGATTCAAGTGCCGGAAGGGGGTGGTCTTTTTTCAAAGTTAACAGTTAAGGAAAACCTTCTCATGGGTTGCTACTTGAAGGAAAAAAGAAAGAGGGCGGCACAGAAGCTTAAGGAGGTCTACAGCATTTTTCCATGGCTTAAGGATAGAGAAAACCAAGTTGCTGAGTCTCTTAGTGGAGGAGAGAGACAAATGCTTGCAATAGCCAGAGGGTTGATGGCGAACCCAAAACTTTTGATTATTGATGAAGTTTCTTTAGGCCTATCTCCACTTGCCATAAAAGAGGTTTACAGGAAAATTAAGGAGATCAAAAACTTGGGCATAACAACGCTAATAGTGGATGAAAACGCTAGGCGAGCTCTTTCAATTTGCGATAGGGCTTATGTAATTGAGTCAGGACGTATTGTTTTAAGTGGGAAGCCGACTGAGCTTCTCGAGAATAAAGAATTTGAAAAAGTTTACTTTGGGGTTGAGGGCTAG
- a CDS encoding ABC transporter substrate-binding protein: protein MNRRAIARIWAIVIGIIIVVAVVAGVAVWYLILAGPSIPSAIKIGYIHQFVGIAATEGLHEYPIVKAFVDKINDEGGVYLKDYGRKLPIQLVVYDGESDVTKNIELVTKAITEDGVCFVHSGGQPDQNIPHHTVCEKYGIPNICEYPIEIFTGEGKSRTEYWKYSWVGSFFSIPDMMKGYGEVFDKFVEQGVSKKVGYLLEDNPDGQWWYQNSKPAYEAMGYEIVFPGFFPTGTKDFTGIITTLKENQVEILHINTAPTDFGTFWRQAISMGYKPKVAIGGRFMGSLDDALAIGPGDTPLGLMTELWSWPIPGFPGTDWIWETYPKVTTLHMGFGVACQISTWQFLIKVLEDAGSVNPEKINESIGKVTAMTCVGKVDYDPVTHTSPGPALIGQIQKTSTGELTLVIVWSSEPSVPTVEPIVIPPP, encoded by the coding sequence ATGAATCGTAGGGCTATAGCGAGAATATGGGCGATAGTGATTGGTATTATAATTGTTGTAGCTGTAGTGGCAGGAGTAGCAGTGTGGTACTTAATACTTGCCGGCCCCTCAATTCCATCAGCCATTAAAATAGGGTACATACACCAATTCGTTGGTATAGCAGCAACGGAAGGGTTACATGAATATCCGATCGTGAAAGCGTTTGTAGACAAAATCAACGATGAAGGAGGAGTATACTTAAAGGATTACGGCCGTAAACTGCCCATTCAATTAGTTGTCTACGATGGTGAAAGTGATGTTACCAAGAATATCGAGCTTGTTACGAAGGCAATAACTGAGGATGGAGTCTGCTTTGTGCACTCTGGTGGTCAACCTGATCAGAACATACCCCACCACACGGTCTGCGAGAAGTACGGGATTCCTAACATATGTGAATACCCGATTGAAATATTTACAGGCGAAGGGAAGAGCAGGACTGAGTATTGGAAATACAGCTGGGTTGGCTCCTTCTTCTCCATACCAGATATGATGAAGGGATACGGTGAGGTGTTCGACAAGTTCGTCGAGCAGGGTGTAAGCAAAAAAGTAGGCTATCTCCTTGAGGATAACCCTGATGGCCAATGGTGGTATCAAAACTCTAAACCAGCTTATGAAGCTATGGGCTACGAAATTGTATTCCCTGGCTTCTTCCCCACGGGAACAAAGGACTTTACGGGTATAATAACAACATTAAAGGAGAACCAAGTAGAGATACTCCATATAAACACAGCTCCCACAGACTTTGGTACTTTCTGGCGTCAGGCAATATCTATGGGCTATAAGCCTAAAGTAGCTATTGGGGGAAGATTCATGGGTAGCTTAGATGATGCACTTGCAATAGGTCCAGGTGATACACCTCTGGGCTTGATGACAGAGCTTTGGAGTTGGCCTATACCAGGATTTCCGGGCACCGACTGGATATGGGAGACATATCCAAAAGTCACCACGCTGCATATGGGATTCGGTGTAGCATGCCAGATATCCACCTGGCAGTTTCTAATAAAGGTGCTTGAAGATGCGGGCTCGGTGAATCCTGAGAAAATTAACGAATCGATTGGAAAGGTTACTGCTATGACTTGTGTTGGAAAAGTTGATTACGACCCAGTGACCCATACTTCACCTGGTCCTGCACTAATAGGCCAAATACAGAAAACGTCAACTGGTGAACTCACGCTGGTGATAGTGTGGTCTTCTGAACCGTCCGTGCCCACCGTAGAGCCTATAGTAATTCCTCCACCTTAG
- a CDS encoding branched-chain amino acid ABC transporter permease: protein MVNKISIGCLIAVIALLVAIPQAFPPVWTSFLFFCFIYASLAEIWNLQGGFTGIINLGTHGFIGFAAYIMAIAITFWGLPVWASLLIAGAATTLLALVVSPLIFKMRGLYLGMGTLVLALAVYSWFVQWSYTYAGRGFYIAANVLPVSLYYMALILLIASVTIVWLIKRSRIGLMLIAVRDNERAAQDCGVDVFQVKLYCYLISAFMTALIGGTFYLFGSYLRPITAFTFTWVLLPIAATVIGGMGTIGGPLIGGFLTATLNQYVLARFPGLSQIVYGALIIIILLLVPGGIISKIKLRLPTPKTASKKVETVK, encoded by the coding sequence ATGGTTAACAAGATTAGTATAGGCTGCTTAATCGCTGTTATAGCACTGCTAGTAGCTATACCACAAGCGTTCCCTCCGGTTTGGACATCGTTTCTCTTCTTTTGCTTTATCTATGCATCTCTTGCTGAAATCTGGAATTTGCAGGGAGGTTTTACAGGCATAATCAATCTTGGTACACATGGCTTCATAGGCTTTGCAGCCTATATTATGGCAATAGCAATCACATTTTGGGGTCTACCCGTTTGGGCTAGTTTACTCATCGCTGGAGCTGCAACAACCCTCTTAGCTTTAGTAGTCTCACCGTTAATCTTCAAAATGAGAGGTTTATACTTGGGAATGGGGACGCTTGTACTTGCACTGGCTGTCTACTCATGGTTTGTCCAGTGGAGCTATACCTATGCAGGAAGAGGCTTTTACATAGCTGCTAATGTCTTGCCTGTATCACTATATTACATGGCGTTAATTCTCTTGATCGCGTCGGTCACCATTGTATGGCTCATCAAAAGAAGCAGAATTGGACTTATGCTCATAGCAGTAAGAGATAATGAGCGTGCTGCACAAGACTGTGGTGTGGACGTATTCCAAGTTAAGCTTTACTGTTATCTAATATCGGCTTTCATGACAGCACTTATCGGAGGAACATTTTATCTATTTGGTTCCTACCTTAGGCCTATAACAGCCTTTACTTTCACGTGGGTTTTGTTGCCAATTGCTGCAACTGTTATTGGTGGCATGGGAACTATCGGCGGCCCATTGATTGGAGGCTTCTTAACAGCGACGTTAAATCAGTACGTGCTTGCTCGCTTTCCAGGGTTAAGCCAAATAGTTTACGGCGCTCTGATAATAATTATACTTTTACTCGTCCCCGGTGGGATAATTTCAAAAATAAAGTTAAGGTTGCCGACACCTAAAACTGCATCTAAAAAGGTTGAAACTGTAAAGTAG
- a CDS encoding ABC transporter ATP-binding protein, with product MNPIIKVSSLTKRFGGVTAVSNFSFELIRGEKLGLIGPNGAGKTTLFNLLTGAYRPDAGKIEFEGINIVGLPPHKICRLGLVKTHQTPQHFWTLTVRENLMVPLLSSRNVKHRDAEEECSKILKLVGLDYRKNVPANALLPTELRRLEVARALATKPKVLLLDEPFAGTREKEAEELIRIIDEIRKMGVTIMLIEHRVGVVAKMIERLIVMHKGEKLAEGTPQEILKSKAVVEAYLGGEAEHE from the coding sequence ATGAATCCTATAATTAAAGTTTCAAGTTTAACCAAAAGGTTCGGCGGGGTAACTGCTGTATCAAACTTCTCTTTTGAACTTATAAGGGGAGAGAAACTGGGTCTGATAGGCCCCAACGGAGCTGGAAAGACAACGTTATTCAACCTATTAACAGGAGCATATCGTCCAGACGCTGGAAAGATAGAGTTTGAGGGAATTAATATAGTTGGTTTACCCCCTCACAAGATATGTCGCCTGGGGTTGGTGAAGACTCATCAGACTCCTCAACATTTTTGGACTCTTACAGTGCGAGAAAATCTAATGGTACCATTGCTCTCAAGCCGAAACGTTAAGCATAGAGACGCTGAGGAGGAATGCTCAAAAATTCTTAAGCTCGTAGGCTTAGATTACCGTAAAAATGTGCCTGCAAACGCCCTCCTCCCAACAGAACTTAGAAGGCTTGAAGTAGCTAGAGCTTTAGCTACTAAACCTAAGGTTCTCCTGTTGGATGAGCCCTTTGCAGGAACTAGAGAGAAAGAAGCTGAAGAACTCATCCGCATTATAGATGAAATCCGCAAAATGGGAGTTACAATAATGCTCATTGAACATAGAGTTGGAGTTGTAGCTAAAATGATTGAAAGATTGATAGTTATGCATAAAGGTGAAAAACTGGCCGAGGGAACGCCGCAGGAAATATTGAAGTCTAAGGCGGTGGTCGAAGCTTACTTAGGCGGTGAGGCTGAACATGAGTAA
- a CDS encoding tRNA (cytidine(56)-2'-O)-methyltransferase (catalyzes the S-adenosyl-methionine-dependent 2'-O-ribose methylation of C56 in tRNA transcripts) codes for MQPKIYVLRWGHRPKRDIRLTTHVALTARALGASGFILSDIEDERIKATIEKVVKNWGGPFHFEMGIPWRKVVNEWKARGGIVVHLTAYGENIETSDVMQRIKAHGRDILVIVGSQKVPGEFFSPAVSDFNVAISNQPHSECASLAVFLDRFFEGKELARSFKNAKLVIIPQQRGKKVIKIVNFESEAGKEI; via the coding sequence ATACAGCCGAAAATTTACGTTTTAAGGTGGGGGCATCGTCCCAAAAGAGATATTCGCCTAACAACCCACGTAGCCCTAACAGCCAGAGCCTTGGGTGCCTCAGGTTTCATATTGTCCGACATAGAAGACGAAAGGATAAAAGCAACCATAGAAAAAGTTGTGAAAAACTGGGGAGGCCCCTTCCATTTTGAAATGGGTATTCCATGGCGAAAGGTTGTCAATGAATGGAAAGCTAGGGGAGGAATAGTGGTTCATCTTACGGCTTATGGAGAAAACATCGAAACAAGCGACGTAATGCAAAGAATCAAAGCACATGGTAGAGACATTCTAGTTATTGTTGGAAGCCAAAAGGTTCCGGGAGAGTTTTTTTCACCAGCTGTATCCGACTTTAATGTGGCCATAAGCAACCAACCTCATTCCGAATGCGCCAGCTTGGCCGTTTTCTTGGACAGGTTTTTTGAGGGGAAAGAGCTTGCAAGATCTTTCAAAAATGCTAAGCTTGTAATAATCCCCCAGCAGAGAGGCAAAAAAGTGATTAAGATAGTTAACTTTGAATCTGAAGCCGGAAAAGAGATTTAA
- a CDS encoding branched-chain amino acid ABC transporter permease: MIELILMGIFLGSIYALMGLGFSLIFAGVRGTMNIAHGALAILGAYLCLLFAERGLDPLIGMIPVIPIVFIIGYAIQRVLVNKVIYGDPNVVSLLLIGVSVIVENLAILIWSANPKSLTVFAPYAIQGITILGRTVPINYVINFFISIVTIIIYYLFLKKTFTGMAIRATSVGHVYAQLLGVNPKKTYAYTYALGTIATGLAGVLMGLTFTFVPSNSLDWLTIAFGVVVLGGLGSMRGVLAGGLIIGLSHVLSAYYLGVQYQLLLGYIVILIVLALRPEGIFGYKV; the protein is encoded by the coding sequence ATGATTGAGCTTATATTAATGGGGATATTCTTAGGTAGTATATACGCCCTTATGGGCTTAGGTTTTTCATTAATTTTTGCAGGTGTAAGAGGGACGATGAATATAGCGCATGGAGCATTAGCCATATTAGGGGCTTATCTCTGTCTCCTTTTCGCAGAGAGAGGGCTTGACCCACTAATAGGTATGATACCTGTAATTCCGATCGTATTTATCATAGGATATGCAATACAGCGAGTGTTAGTAAACAAAGTGATATATGGAGATCCTAATGTTGTTTCATTACTACTCATAGGCGTATCAGTCATTGTAGAGAACTTGGCAATATTAATATGGAGTGCAAATCCCAAGTCTTTGACGGTGTTTGCTCCATATGCTATACAAGGCATAACGATATTGGGTCGTACAGTACCGATAAATTACGTGATAAACTTCTTCATTAGCATAGTCACAATCATTATCTATTACCTTTTCTTAAAGAAAACGTTCACCGGAATGGCTATTAGGGCTACTTCTGTAGGCCACGTATATGCTCAACTCCTAGGAGTTAACCCTAAGAAGACCTACGCTTATACTTACGCTCTAGGGACAATCGCTACTGGGTTAGCGGGAGTCCTCATGGGCTTAACCTTTACTTTTGTTCCATCGAATAGCCTTGACTGGTTAACTATAGCCTTTGGTGTTGTAGTGCTTGGAGGCTTGGGCAGTATGAGAGGTGTATTGGCTGGAGGATTAATCATAGGGTTATCTCACGTGTTATCAGCCTATTACTTGGGGGTTCAATACCAACTCCTCTTAGGATACATCGTGATTTTAATTGTGCTCGCATTAAGGCCTGAAGGAATATTTGGGTACAAGGTGTAG
- a CDS encoding transcription factor, with protein sequence MLSALDDATLMKIAEALGEEEAVKIIEILKNSGEITDDEIANKTGIKLNNVRKILYKLYDHSLVSLRRTRDPKTGWFIFHWKLQPDQLEGFILSQKRRVFEKLNIRLEYEKNHDFYYCYTPGCKRIPFEEAVELVFKCPTCGKPLMHYDNEKIIKVLTQKVEQLRKELGE encoded by the coding sequence ATGTTATCAGCATTGGACGATGCGACTTTGATGAAGATTGCTGAAGCTCTAGGCGAAGAAGAAGCTGTAAAAATAATCGAAATACTGAAAAATTCAGGTGAAATCACAGACGACGAAATAGCCAACAAAACAGGAATTAAACTCAACAACGTGCGCAAAATCCTTTACAAGCTTTACGACCATTCGCTTGTAAGTCTCAGAAGGACGCGGGATCCAAAAACAGGATGGTTCATATTCCACTGGAAGCTTCAACCAGACCAGCTTGAAGGCTTTATATTGAGCCAAAAACGAAGAGTCTTCGAGAAACTCAACATTCGACTGGAATACGAGAAAAACCACGACTTCTACTATTGCTACACTCCTGGATGCAAGCGAATACCCTTCGAAGAAGCTGTTGAATTAGTCTTCAAATGTCCAACATGTGGAAAACCGCTAATGCATTACGACAACGAGAAAATAATCAAAGTCTTAACACAAAAAGTTGAACAGCTAAGGAAGGAGCTAGGTGAGTGA
- a CDS encoding TIGR00295 family protein, whose protein sequence is MSEKFPSKEQAINFLRESGCPENVIKHCEAVADLAVEIAKKCLEKGVNVNLELVEMGALLHDIGRAKTHSVHHAVIGAQIAKTLGLPEPIITIIKRHVGGGITAQEAKKLGWPRDVYTPQTLEEKIVAYADKLIEGSKRVPIEETIQKFSRELPPPAIARIKRLHKEMSALIGDCK, encoded by the coding sequence GTGAGTGAAAAGTTCCCATCAAAAGAACAAGCCATCAACTTTTTGCGAGAAAGCGGTTGTCCAGAAAATGTCATAAAACACTGTGAAGCCGTAGCAGACTTGGCCGTTGAAATAGCCAAGAAATGCCTTGAAAAAGGAGTAAACGTTAACCTGGAACTTGTGGAAATGGGTGCCCTTCTCCACGATATTGGACGAGCCAAAACCCACAGTGTCCATCACGCCGTTATCGGAGCGCAAATCGCCAAAACGTTAGGCCTGCCTGAACCAATAATTACCATAATAAAGAGACATGTGGGCGGCGGGATAACCGCTCAAGAAGCCAAAAAACTCGGATGGCCAAGAGACGTTTACACTCCACAAACCCTTGAGGAAAAAATAGTTGCGTATGCAGACAAGCTCATAGAAGGTTCTAAAAGAGTTCCAATAGAAGAAACCATCCAAAAGTTTTCAAGAGAGCTGCCGCCGCCAGCAATAGCACGGATAAAAAGACTTCACAAGGAAATGTCCGCCTTAATTGGAGACTGTAAATGA
- a CDS encoding NAD(P)-dependent oxidoreductase, with protein MNNIGVIGVGNIGKILLKRLVEAGYTVSVYRRRRDQDAIDEIIKMGASPTSSAKEVGMKSDIIFLCLPAPIQVEEVVFGEDGVLEEIKKDCVIINLSTIGPKAAIKIAKEVEKKNAKYVDGAVSRGPSEDQVAALTLIVSGDRETLKNVQQVLSVVSNNNVLYAGPIGMAQVVKLANNMMAAVNLFGVIEAFTWAMRQGASPEVLFKLASNSPGDSWVLRNLLPRILKRDFKVRFALMGKDVNLFLDVAKDYQLFTPFVALAHQFLQAAKGRGFEDIASTVRIYEQITGVKLEKLDFHG; from the coding sequence ATGAATAACATAGGCGTTATTGGCGTAGGTAATATCGGTAAAATTTTATTGAAAAGGTTAGTTGAGGCAGGATATACAGTTTCAGTTTATCGGCGCCGGCGAGACCAAGACGCCATAGATGAAATTATTAAGATGGGTGCTTCACCAACTTCTTCTGCTAAAGAAGTGGGCATGAAATCCGATATCATTTTTCTTTGTTTGCCAGCACCAATACAAGTAGAGGAAGTTGTTTTCGGAGAAGATGGTGTTTTGGAAGAAATTAAAAAGGATTGTGTAATCATAAATTTAAGCACGATAGGTCCTAAAGCTGCGATTAAAATTGCTAAAGAGGTTGAGAAGAAAAACGCTAAGTACGTTGATGGGGCTGTAAGTCGTGGCCCTTCTGAGGATCAAGTGGCTGCCTTAACTTTGATAGTTAGTGGTGACCGTGAAACCCTGAAGAATGTTCAACAGGTTCTGAGTGTTGTTAGCAATAATAATGTTCTTTATGCAGGACCCATAGGCATGGCACAAGTGGTGAAGCTTGCAAATAATATGATGGCTGCTGTTAATCTTTTCGGTGTTATTGAGGCCTTTACTTGGGCAATGCGGCAAGGAGCATCGCCTGAAGTACTATTTAAACTTGCATCTAACAGCCCTGGGGATTCATGGGTTTTGAGGAATCTTTTGCCAAGGATATTGAAAAGGGACTTTAAAGTAAGATTCGCCTTAATGGGTAAGGACGTAAACCTATTCCTAGATGTGGCCAAAGATTACCAATTATTTACACCTTTTGTCGCTCTTGCCCACCAGTTTTTGCAAGCTGCAAAGGGAAGAGGTTTTGAAGATATAGCTTCCACCGTTAGAATCTACGAACAAATAACGGGAGTTAAACTTGAAAAACTAGATTTTCATGGATAG